A genomic window from Vagococcus sp. CY52-2 includes:
- the recA gene encoding recombinase RecA: MADNRKAALDAALKKIEKDFGKGSVMKLGEKVDTQISTVSSGSLALDSALGVGGYPRGRIVEVYGPESSGKTTVALHAIASVQKAGGTAAFIDAEHALDPKYASALGVNIDELLLSQPDTGEQGLNIAEALVSSGAIDIVVVDSVAALVPRAEIDGEMGDSHVGLQARLMSQALRKLSGTINKTKTIAIFINQIREKVGVMFGNPETTPGGRALKFYATVRLEVRRAEQLKSGTDIIGNRTKIKVVKNKVAPPFRIAEVDIMYGEGISQEGELLDMAADKDIVNKSGAWYSYQDERIGQGRENAKKYLAEHSEMMEEIYQKVRLAYNMDGVKPEEVEEENEKLEEMSVESED, from the coding sequence ATGGCAGATAATCGTAAAGCAGCCTTAGATGCTGCGTTAAAAAAAATAGAAAAAGATTTTGGTAAAGGTTCAGTAATGAAATTGGGAGAGAAAGTGGATACACAAATTTCAACAGTATCTAGTGGCTCTCTTGCTTTAGATTCTGCCTTAGGTGTTGGCGGATACCCACGAGGAAGAATTGTGGAAGTTTACGGTCCAGAAAGTTCTGGTAAAACAACGGTTGCACTACACGCTATTGCTTCAGTTCAAAAAGCTGGCGGGACGGCTGCCTTTATCGATGCAGAGCATGCATTAGATCCTAAATATGCAAGCGCGTTAGGAGTTAATATTGATGAGCTATTGTTATCACAGCCGGATACTGGAGAACAGGGGTTAAATATTGCGGAAGCACTAGTTTCAAGTGGAGCAATTGATATTGTTGTAGTCGATTCTGTTGCAGCACTTGTACCAAGAGCTGAAATTGATGGAGAAATGGGAGATTCACATGTTGGTCTGCAAGCTCGTTTAATGTCTCAGGCTTTAAGAAAATTATCAGGAACAATTAATAAAACCAAAACCATTGCTATCTTTATTAATCAAATCCGTGAAAAAGTTGGTGTGATGTTTGGAAATCCAGAAACAACACCAGGTGGGCGTGCATTGAAATTTTATGCAACAGTCCGTTTAGAAGTTCGTCGTGCAGAACAATTAAAATCAGGGACCGATATCATTGGTAACCGTACAAAAATTAAAGTCGTTAAAAATAAAGTGGCGCCACCTTTTAGAATAGCAGAAGTAGATATTATGTATGGTGAAGGAATTTCGCAAGAAGGCGAATTACTGGACATGGCTGCAGATAAAGACATCGTCAATAAAAGTGGTGCCTGGTATTCTTATCAAGATGAACGTATTGGTCAAGGCCGTGAAAATGCGAAAAAATATTTGGCTGAACACTCAGAGATGATGGAAGAGATTTATCAAAAAGTACGTTTAGCTTATAATATGGATGGTGTAAAACCTGAAGAGGTAGAAGAAGAAAATGAAAAATTAGAGGAAATGTCTGTCGAATCCGAAGATTAA